One genomic segment of Streptomyces sp. NBC_00239 includes these proteins:
- a CDS encoding ROK family protein: MNGNAAPRRVGDVSTRTRLERGRGALGPALELVHTGRAPTRAVLTAELGVTRATAGAVAAELEALGLIRVDSRPGGVGGTQGRPSHRLSIEENGPVALAAQVHPDGFRAALVGLGGRIVATAPGKVTVSADPAQVLGEVVDAGAALLKDSGRRCIGAGLAVPSAVAEPEGTALNPLHLAWPPGSPVRAIFAERVRAAGIDGPALTGNDVNLAALAEHRHGAGRSAQHLLCVATGHRGVGGALVLDGRLHSGSSGLALEVGHLTVNPEGRACHCGGRGCLDVEADPLAFLTAAGRTPGPEVSLLQQARDLLRSEYARPADPAVRHAAEELIDRLGLGLAGLVNILNPDRIILGGLHRELLDADPERLRAVVADRSLWGRSGGVPILPCTLDHNSLVGAAELAWQPVLDDPLGTLGSAA; the protein is encoded by the coding sequence ATGAACGGCAACGCGGCCCCGCGGCGGGTGGGGGATGTGTCCACGCGGACCCGGCTGGAGCGAGGCCGCGGTGCGCTCGGACCGGCTCTCGAACTCGTCCACACCGGCCGGGCGCCGACGCGCGCGGTGCTGACCGCCGAGCTCGGCGTCACCCGCGCCACCGCCGGCGCCGTCGCCGCCGAGCTGGAGGCGCTGGGCCTGATCCGCGTCGACTCCCGGCCCGGGGGCGTGGGCGGCACGCAGGGCCGCCCCTCGCACCGGCTGTCCATCGAAGAGAACGGCCCGGTCGCCCTCGCGGCCCAGGTGCACCCGGACGGCTTCCGGGCGGCGCTCGTCGGGCTCGGCGGCCGCATCGTGGCCACCGCCCCCGGCAAGGTCACCGTCTCCGCGGACCCCGCGCAGGTGCTCGGCGAGGTCGTCGACGCGGGCGCGGCCCTGCTCAAGGACAGCGGCCGGCGCTGCATCGGCGCGGGACTCGCCGTCCCCTCGGCCGTCGCCGAACCCGAGGGCACCGCCCTCAACCCGCTGCACCTGGCCTGGCCGCCCGGCTCACCGGTCCGCGCGATCTTCGCCGAGCGGGTCCGGGCCGCGGGCATCGACGGGCCCGCGCTCACCGGCAACGACGTCAACCTCGCGGCCCTCGCAGAGCACCGGCACGGCGCCGGGCGCAGCGCCCAGCACCTGCTGTGCGTGGCCACCGGCCATCGCGGGGTCGGCGGCGCGCTCGTCCTCGACGGCCGTCTGCACAGCGGCAGTTCCGGCCTGGCCCTGGAGGTCGGCCACCTGACGGTGAACCCGGAGGGGCGGGCCTGCCACTGCGGCGGGCGCGGCTGCCTGGACGTCGAGGCGGACCCGCTGGCCTTCCTCACCGCCGCGGGCCGCACCCCCGGCCCGGAGGTCTCGCTGCTCCAGCAGGCCCGCGACCTGCTGCGCAGCGAGTACGCCCGACCCGCCGACCCGGCCGTCCGGCACGCGGCGGAGGAACTCATCGACCGGCTGGGCCTGGGCCTGGCCGGCCTCGTGAACATCCTCAACCCCGACCGGATCATCCTCGGCGGGCTGCATCGCGAACTGCTGGACGCGGACCCCGAACGGCTGCGCGCCGTCGTGGCGGACCGCAGCCTGTGGGGGCGCAGCGGGGGAGTGCCGATCCTGCCGTGCACGCTCGACCACAACAGCCTGGTGGGAGCCGCCGAACTGGCCTGGCAGCCGGTCCTCGACGACCCCCTCGGCACGCTGGGCTCGGCAGCGTAA
- a CDS encoding maleylpyruvate isomerase family mycothiol-dependent enzyme, whose product MEITEFIEVLARESALLADTADQAGTDAPVPVCPGWRVAELLRHTGAVHRWAARFVADGLPDAVPLLDGPELDGAELVAWYREQSGALTELLSTTPADRQCWTFLPTAPPSPLAFWARRQAHETTIHRMDAEAALGREFTAVEPRFAEDGVDELLTGFHARPRSRVRTAGEPKVLRVRAADTGAVWSVHLSAEPARTVLDDAGPADCEITGTADWLYPALWNRLPLTGPQVTGDLSLARLWRDTSGI is encoded by the coding sequence ATGGAGATCACCGAATTCATCGAAGTCCTCGCGCGGGAGAGCGCACTCCTGGCCGACACGGCCGATCAGGCCGGGACGGACGCGCCCGTCCCGGTCTGTCCCGGCTGGCGGGTCGCGGAACTGCTGCGCCACACCGGGGCGGTGCACCGCTGGGCGGCACGCTTCGTCGCGGACGGCCTCCCGGACGCGGTGCCGCTGCTGGACGGGCCGGAACTGGACGGTGCCGAGCTGGTCGCCTGGTACCGGGAGCAGAGCGGCGCACTGACGGAGCTGCTCTCCACCACTCCGGCCGACCGGCAGTGCTGGACGTTCCTGCCCACCGCTCCCCCGTCGCCGCTGGCGTTCTGGGCCAGGCGGCAGGCTCACGAGACGACCATCCACCGGATGGACGCGGAGGCCGCGCTGGGCCGGGAGTTCACGGCGGTCGAGCCCCGGTTCGCGGAGGACGGCGTGGACGAGCTGCTGACCGGTTTCCACGCGCGCCCGCGCAGCCGGGTGCGGACGGCGGGGGAGCCGAAGGTACTACGGGTACGGGCCGCCGACACCGGCGCGGTGTGGTCGGTGCACCTGTCGGCGGAACCGGCCCGAACGGTACTCGACGACGCGGGCCCGGCGGACTGCGAGATCACGGGGACGGCCGACTGGCTGTACCCCGCCCTCTGGAACCGCCTTCCCCTGACGGGCCCCCAGGTCACCGGCGACCTGTCACTGGCCCGCCTGTGGCGCGACACCTCGGGCATCTGA
- a CDS encoding ATP-binding protein, translating into MISHRSRHCAVELDALPVRMGQIRRIVSAQLRYWQLDPLIEQAALGVTELLSNVHRHAQPDKLCTVEMRLLRGRLTVSVHDHDPRLPVVRTADPLETCGRGLALVAAMSESWGARPREGAGGVGKVVWFTLEAAVAAPPPPHPTAVRIRPAPIRVAALPPAVVAAG; encoded by the coding sequence GTGATCAGTCATCGAAGCAGGCACTGCGCGGTGGAGCTGGACGCTCTGCCGGTTCGCATGGGACAGATTCGCAGAATCGTTTCTGCACAACTCCGCTACTGGCAGCTGGACCCGCTCATAGAGCAGGCCGCGCTCGGAGTGACCGAACTGCTGAGCAACGTCCACCGGCACGCGCAGCCCGACAAGCTGTGCACGGTGGAGATGCGGCTGCTGCGCGGCCGGCTCACCGTCTCGGTCCACGACCACGACCCCCGGCTGCCCGTGGTGCGCACGGCCGACCCGCTGGAGACGTGCGGGCGCGGGCTCGCGCTGGTGGCGGCGATGAGCGAGAGCTGGGGCGCGCGGCCCCGGGAGGGTGCGGGCGGCGTCGGCAAGGTGGTGTGGTTCACCCTCGAAGCCGCGGTCGCGGCCCCGCCCCCGCCGCACCCCACGGCGGTACGGATCCGCCCGGCCCCGATCCGCGTGGCCGCGCTGCCGCCGGCGGTCGTGGCGGCGGGCTGA
- a CDS encoding spherulation-specific family 4 protein encodes MGRAAKCLAAVALTALLAAPAPSVATAEPAPSPARTAAPSPAPTPSHASVRGLEIAVPAYGHADDPMLAALTGTGPAASVVVLNPGNGDAPFDAGWQARADALRRGVTATGEHTKVLGYVHTDHGQRDRAAVEASIDNYLRTADGRLHVDGIFFDVVSRDCGPGDRTRDHYLALRRHVQDVMHDVDPAVPDLVVDNPGTAIADCYLAPGRRTADVFVTYEDTYAAYTGGGWSGGNVFNATEGYHSGAALDPSGTAFWHLVHGVPDQAAMRATLRTAFGRGAGYAYAASAGMPNPWDTTPVWGFGPMTGYAATLG; translated from the coding sequence ATGGGCCGCGCAGCGAAGTGCCTTGCCGCCGTCGCGCTCACCGCACTGCTGGCCGCCCCGGCGCCCTCGGTGGCGACCGCCGAACCGGCACCCTCGCCCGCCCGCACCGCGGCCCCGAGCCCGGCCCCGACCCCGTCGCACGCCTCGGTCCGCGGACTGGAGATAGCCGTACCCGCGTACGGGCACGCGGACGACCCCATGCTGGCCGCGCTCACGGGAACGGGCCCCGCGGCTTCCGTGGTGGTCCTCAACCCGGGCAACGGGGACGCCCCGTTCGACGCCGGCTGGCAGGCCCGCGCCGACGCGCTGCGTCGCGGTGTCACCGCCACCGGCGAACACACCAAGGTCCTCGGCTACGTCCACACCGACCACGGCCAGCGCGACCGGGCCGCCGTCGAGGCGTCCATCGACAACTACCTGCGGACCGCCGACGGCCGGCTGCACGTCGACGGCATCTTCTTCGACGTGGTCAGCCGGGACTGCGGTCCGGGGGACCGGACCCGCGACCACTACCTCGCGCTCCGCCGCCACGTCCAGGACGTCATGCACGACGTGGACCCGGCCGTCCCGGACCTGGTCGTCGACAACCCGGGCACCGCCATCGCCGACTGCTACCTGGCGCCGGGCCGCCGCACAGCCGACGTCTTCGTCACGTACGAGGACACGTACGCCGCCTACACGGGCGGCGGCTGGTCCGGCGGCAACGTCTTCAACGCCACCGAGGGCTACCACTCGGGTGCCGCGCTCGACCCGAGCGGCACCGCCTTCTGGCACCTCGTCCACGGCGTCCCCGACCAGGCCGCCATGCGCGCCACCCTGCGGACGGCCTTCGGCCGCGGCGCCGGATACGCGTACGCCGCCTCGGCCGGCATGCCCAACCCGTGGGACACCACGCCCGTTTGGGGCTTCGGCCCGATGACGGGCTACGCGGCCACGCTCGGCTGA
- a CDS encoding DUF6332 family protein — MGRRTQAERDAITVEIGYALFSAVFAAALVFGAVAGPALFFSLGSRVESLLAGVGGVLAMAVFLLRVTYVLWRFPHRQERTGD, encoded by the coding sequence ATGGGGAGACGTACGCAGGCCGAGCGGGACGCGATCACGGTGGAGATCGGATACGCGTTGTTCAGCGCGGTGTTCGCCGCCGCGCTGGTGTTCGGCGCGGTGGCCGGACCCGCGCTGTTCTTCTCGCTGGGGTCCCGGGTGGAGTCGCTTCTCGCCGGTGTCGGCGGGGTGCTGGCCATGGCCGTGTTCCTGCTGCGGGTCACGTACGTGCTGTGGCGGTTTCCCCACCGGCAGGAGCGCACGGGCGACTGA